The following are encoded in a window of Cygnus atratus isolate AKBS03 ecotype Queensland, Australia chromosome 20, CAtr_DNAZoo_HiC_assembly, whole genome shotgun sequence genomic DNA:
- the HASPIN gene encoding serine/threonine-protein kinase haspin, producing the protein MPLQPRLLRTYSRRGGHLRPLPQPARWISPPQDRRRLFSSTSAGSSSACSSALSAASDDPDFSPPGKRRRQPLCERPARARCLRSRRGAASGENENRPPAPAVLSSPSPSPLPPAAARRRQGPSHGARRPLLCSTPQLAPSRSRRSPPAELSSRLEGGSGLQGSLALFSSPREGRDASLGSGPSTPQSLRGDAEEVEASPSGSKEGTGLAWSKALGGCGERGLSQRASRVLRASVRVPRFLQQSTSTPPTKGEPLHSTPYAGARAEEPCDDVERDSTEGSLSGQRGKTKHQPTPVVVLNRQEVSLWLTSMQADKKADAQPSCQKPVSPLGPQGMVEYKNKSTKVSSAEGSACRRACISGFSARRWDRQMRLCPQRLKNKRQQHTNNSLFRPQLRPKGRKKGGQEMAVDTRDNDSSFLNNSHAWGRLRASLSFHKKKKVTADECSYNSILCTPFVNSEVTGHQETPTSSMTQYCALSASSMVLLAPRNSCSVLEVMLTDAEKVFGECHQERPITFEECIPLDKMKDCKKIGEGVFGEVFQIDSKRGPVALKIIPIEGTERVNGESQKRFGEILPEIIISKELSLLSEESVNRTVGFVSLYSVHCVQGAYPKYLLEAWDKYDKVTGSENDRPDLFRKEQLFMVLEFEFGGSDLENMRNSLSSVASAKSILHQVTASLAVAEQELHFEHRDLHWGNVLVKKTDVKELNYVLNGTMCTIPTRGIHVNIIDYTLSRLEKDGLTVFCDLSTDEELFQGTGDYQFDIYRQMKAENSNSWTDYHPHSNVLWLHYLSDKLLKDMVYKKKESTSAMRKIKQQLVKFHKEVLTFGSASEVLHSSSLFQ; encoded by the coding sequence ATGCCGCTACAGCCGCGGCTGCTCCGCACGTACTCCCGGCGCGGCGGCCACCTCCGCCCGCTGCCGCAGCCCGCCCGCTGGATTTCGCCGCCTCAGGACCGCAGGCGGCTCTTCAGCTCCACCTCGGCCGGCTCCAGCTCCGCCTGCTCCAGCGCCCTCTCCGCCGCCTCGGACGACCCCGACTTCTCTCCGCCCGGGAAGCGCCGCCGGCAGCCGCTGTGTGAGCGCCCCGCCCGGGCTCGGTGTCTACGGAGCCGGCGCGGCGCCGCCAGCGGGGAGAACGAGAAccggccgcccgccccggccgtCCTGAGCTCCCCGTCGCCctccccgctgccgcccgccgccgcccgccgccgccagggGCCGTCTCACGGGGCTCGGCgccccctgctctgcagcaccccgCAGTTGGCGCCCAGCCGTAGCCGCCGCTCGCCGCCGGCCgagctcagcagcaggctggagggaggctcggggctgcagggcagcctggcGCTCTTCTCGTCGCCCCGAGAGGGGCGGGACGCCTCGCTCGGCAGCGGGCCCAGCACGCCCCAGTCGTTGAGGGGAGATGCGGAGGAGGTGGAGGCGTCGCCGAGCGGGAGCAaggaggggacggggctggcTTGGTCCAAAGCCTTGGGTGGGTGCGGTGAGAGGGGCCTGTCACAAAGGGCCAGCAGGGTTCTGAGGGCGTCCGTGCGGGTACCCCGGTTCCTGCAGCAAAGCACAAGCACTCCTCCCACTAAGGGCGAGCCCCTGCACTCCACCCCGTATGCTGGTGCCAGGGCTGAAGAACCATGCGATGATGTAGAGAGAGATTCAACGGAAGGAAGCCTGAGCGGTCAGAGAGGCAAAACCAAGCACCAGCCTACGCCAGTGGTGGTCTTGAACCGTCAGGAAGTGTCGCTGTGGCTGACAAGCATGCAAGCTGACAAAAAGGCAGACGCTCAACCTTCCTGCCAGAAGCCAGTGTCGCCTTTGGGCCCTCAAGGAATGGTggagtataaaaataaaagcaccaaGGTCAGTTCTGCAGAGGGAAGTGCCTGTAGAAGAGCTTGCATCAGTGGCTTCAGTGCCAGGCGGTGGGATAGGCAAATGAGGCTCTGTCCCCAAAGACTCAAAAATAAGAGACAGCAGCACACTAATAACTCTTTGTTCAGACCACAACTGAGaccaaaaggaaggaagaagggtgGTCAGGAGATGGCTGTAGATACAAGAGACAACGATTCTTCATTCCTCAATAACTCCCATGCCTGGGGTAGACTTCGAGCGTCTCTGTCCTtccataagaaaaagaaagttactGCAGACGAGTGTTCCTACAATAGCATCCTTTGTACCCCTTTTGTGAATTCCGAGGTTACAGGGCACCAAGAAACCCCAACTTCTAGTATGACTCAGTACTGTGCTTTGTCTGCTTCTTCCATGGTACTGCTGGCTCCCAGGAATTCCTGTTCAGTCCTGGAGGTAATGCTTACGGATGCAGAGAAGGTGTTTGGGGAATGCCACCAGGAGAGACCTATCACTTTTGAGGAGTGCATTCCCTTAGATAAGATGAAAGATTGCAAGAAAATTGGAGAAGGGGTGTTTGGAGAGGTTTTCCAGATTGACAGTAAGAGAGGACCTGTggccttaaaaataattcccatTGAGGGGACTGAAAGAGTGAATGGTGAATCTCAAAAACGCTTTGGGGAGATTCTACCAGAGATAATAATTTCAAAGGAACTCAGTCTTCTATCTGAAGAGTCTGTGAACAGGACTGTAGGGTTCGTTAGCTTGTACTCCGTGCACTGTGTTCAAGGGGCCTATCCTAAGTATCTCTTAGAAGCTTGGGACAAATACGACAAAGTAACAGGATCAGAAAATGATCGGCCAGACCTTTTTAGGAAAGAGCAACTCTTCATGGTTCTGGAGTTTGAATTTGGAGGCAGTGACTTGGAGAACATGAGAAACAGCTTGAGTTCGGTAGCTTcagcaaaaagcattttgcacCAGGTGACTGCTTCCCTGGCTGTGGCAGAACAGGAACTGCACTTTGAGCACAGAGACTTACACTGGGGGAATGTGCtggtaaagaaaacagatgtcaaAGAGCTTAATTATGTGTTGAATGGGACGATGTGCACAATCCCCACAAGAGGTATCCATGTCAACATCATAGATTATACCTTGTCTCGGCTAGAGAAAGATGGGTTAACTGTTTTTTGTGACCTTTCCACTGATGAAGAGCTGTTCCAAGGCACAGGAGACTACCAGTTTGATATCTACAGgcaaatgaaagcagagaacTCCAACAGCTGGACTGACTATCATCCACACAGCAATGTCCTCTGGTTGCACTATTTGTCAGATAAACTTTTGAAAGATATggtttacaagaaaaaagaatcaacTTCTgccatgagaaaaataaagcagcagctcGTTAAGTTCCATAAAGAAGTACTGACCTTTGGGTCTGCCAGTGAAGTTTTGCATAGcagcagcctcttccagtgA